The window CGGGGCGCCGAAGAACGCCTCGCCCCGCTCGATCTTCCCCTCGTCGTTGAACTGCATCGCCTCCGCGGCGCGGCCGACGAGGTCGTCGAAGACGCTGTCGTAGATGACCACCAGCGTCTTGGACCGCTCGTCCCAGACGACGTGGTCGACGTCGATCTCGACCCGTTTTAGGTTCTCCCGCGCCTCGTGCCAGTAGGCGGCGAGCGCCGCCCGCCCCTTGATGCGCGCGCGCCCGGTCAGCGGAATCGCGTTCGGGCTGATGAACTCGCAGTCTTCGGCGTAGTACGCGACGACGGAGTCGATTTCGCGCCGCCGCCAGGCGGCGGCCCAACTTTCCGCGAACGCGTGAGGATCAACCTGCAGCATGGCGGGCCCTCTCCTCCTTCCCCCGGGGAAGAGTAACCCGAAATCGCGCGGGGAGCCCCGGCCGCGCGCCGCGCGCCGACGCGTTCGTGCGAGGATG is drawn from bacterium and contains these coding sequences:
- a CDS encoding nuclear transport factor 2 family protein, which translates into the protein MLQVDPHAFAESWAAAWRRREIDSVVAYYAEDCEFISPNAIPLTGRARIKGRAALAAYWHEARENLKRVEIDVDHVVWDERSKTLVVIYDSVFDDLVGRAAEAMQFNDEGKIERGEAFFGAPIRAVD